The Haloferax volcanii DS2 DNA segment TCGCCGCGCGGGACCGACACCGTCGTCTTCGAACTCGACCCGGACACCCGCGAACGCGTCTGGGAACAGCGCTTCGACATGGAGGACACCCACGACGTTGACGCCTTCGGCGAGGACGAACTCCTCATCGCCAACATGCGCGAGTGGAACGACTCCGCCGGCGTCAGCGAGGACCGAATCGTGGTGTACAACCGGACGACCGACGAAATAACGTGGGAGTGGTACTTCAAGAACCACTTCCCAGCCGACACCGACGGCGGCTACAACGCCGACTGGAGCCACGTCAACGACGTGGACTACATCGGCGACGGTCGGCTCCTGTTGTCGCCGCGAAACTTCGACCAGGCAATCGTCGTCGACATGGAGTCGAAAGACATCGTCGAGCGCCTCGGCACCGACGACGACTACGACGTGCTCAACGAACAGCACAATCCCGACTGGCTGGTCAGCGAGAACGGCACCCCGACCATGCTCGTCGCCGACAGCGGGAACAACCGCGTCGTCGAGTACGCGAAAGAAGACGGCGAGTGGGTCCGGACGTGGTCCGTCGGAAAGAACACGCTCAACTGGCCGCGCGACGCCGACCGCCTCCCCAACGGCAACACGCTCATCGTCGACACGCTCAACCACCGAGTGATAGAGGTCACGCCGACCGGCGAGGTCGTCTGGGAGTACTACGCGACGTGGGGGCCGTACGACGCCGAGCGCGTCGCCCACGGCGACGAGTCCTCGGGGCCGACGATTCGGGACCTGAACGCCAGCGGTTCGTACCCCATCACCGGGAGCGCGAACATCACCGCGGGCGGAGACGGGAGCGTCGGCTTCGTCTCGCGGGTTCAGTCGACGTTCGCCGGGACGCCGCTCGAAGAGCCGATGAGCGGGCTTTCGACGCGACTGTCGCACGTCCTGCCGTGGCTCCGCCCGGTGTGGATGACGCCGTGGGACCTGTTTTGGGCGGCGTGCGCGGTCGGCGTCGGGATCACCGCGACCGCCGGCGAACTGTATCTGATGCGTCAGCGACTACTCGACGCGGTCCGCGGGCTGTTCGGGAGATAACGCTGACCCCGCGGCCGACCCCGCGGCGCGCCTTTCGGGGTCGTGTGGTTCGATTGCAGAAGACCATGGCACTCATTAGCCGCGGCTCCATACCCCAGGCTGATGTCCGACCTCATCCTCTACGAACTGCAAGGCTGTCCGTACTGCGCGAAGGTGAAGGACAAACTCTCCGACCTCGACCTCGAATACGAGTCGCGGATGGTCCCCAGCGCTCACGCCGAGCGCGAGGAAGTCGAAGAGGTAAGCGGCCAGACCGGCGTCCCCGTCCTCGTCGACGAGGAACACGGCGTCGAGGGGATGCCCGAGAGCGACGATATCGTCGACTACCTCGAAGAGACCTACGGCTCGGCGGCGTAAGCGCGACCGTCACTGATTTTTCCGCCGGCAGTACAGCTCGCCGCGCACCCCGCGACGATTAGCTCTCGGCGGGGTCGCGGGTCCGCTCGCGAATCAGGTCGCGAATCTCGTCGGGGTCGTCGATGGCGGCGAGTTCCTCACAGCTGACGATGCCGGTGCCGTCGACCGACTCGCGCTTCTGCTGTTCCTCGACGAAGTAGACGGAGCGCGTCCGCGTGATTTCGCCGAGCGACGACATGATTTGGGCGCGCTTCTCGGCACTTCGAGTGAACGGCGAGTGTCCGGTGAGGACGTTCGTCTCCTTTTTCCGCCCGGCGTCTTCGCTGACGGCCTTGAACGGCGCGCGGGCGGTCGGATGGACGGTGAAGCCGGCGCGCGTCAGCACCGACAGGACGTGTTCGTCGTCGGGGTCCACGTCGGGGTCGTCGGGCGTCGGCTCGGCGTCGCGCACGTCTTCCGCGCCCGTGAGCACGTCGACCGGGTTCGAGAAGGGGCGGTCGAACAGCTCTTCGAGGTGAATCGCCACTTCGATGCTCGCGTTCATGCCGTTTTCGTACTTCGAGACGGTGCGCCGCGAGACGCCGAGTTCGGTCGCGAGCTGCCCGAGGCTCCATCCGCGCTCCTGCCGCTCTTCGGCGAGCACGTCGCCGTCGAGGCTCACGTACAGTCCGCCGGGGGCGGCGTAGATGAGCGGGGGAACCTCCTCGACGAACAGGTCCATGGCGGTGTCGGGGTTCAACACCGGCACGCCGTGGCGGAAGTAGACGACGCCGGGTTTGAGGTCCTCGTCTCGGGTTCGAAGCCCGACGACCAACGGCGTGGCGTCGAGATACGAGCCGAGGCGTCGCATCTCCGAGCCGGTGACGCCGTCGAACGCGTCGATGTTCCCAAGTATCTTGAGGAGCAACAGGTCCTCGCCCCTCCGAGCGGCGAGGTCGAAGCTCTTCGGCCGGATGGCGATGCGGTCGCTCACGACGAAGCCCGCGTCTTGGAGCATCGCGGCGACATTACCAACCAGCGCTGACCGGGACATAGGGGGCAATAAGCGATTCGGCCCATAAAGCGTTTTCCCCGATACCGCCGCCCTCGCCGTGGTATCTCCCTTCTCGATGCCGCATTTATATAGCCATAATCGACCCGAAAGGCGTTACTGCGCCGTCCGGCAATCTCCGCGTATGACCGTCATCGGCCTCGACGACACCGACTCCCGCACCCTCGGGATGTGTACGACCTATCTGGCGACGCTCGTCGCCGAGGCCGTCGAGGCGCGCGGCGGGACCGTCGAGCGGCGACTCCTCGTCCGGCTGAACCCGGCGGTCGAGCACAAGACCCGCGGGAACGCGGCGCTGGCGATTCACACCGACCTCCCCGCGGGCGCGGCGTTCGACCTCGCCCGCGAGGAACTCGACCGCTGGGCCGTCCTCGACGACGACCGGACCAGCCCGGGTGTCGTCGTCGCGCCGGGGTCTCCCGACACGGTTTCGACCGCCGTCGCCGACTTCGCCCGCGACGCCGTCCGCGACTTCCACGACCTCGACGACGCGGTCGCCCTCGCGGAGCGTTCCGGCTTCTTGACCGAGGGGTGGCACGGCGGCCGGGGCCGTATCGGCGCGCTCGCGGCCGTCGGCGCGTGGGCCGCCTTCGACGAGTGGACCTACGAACACATCTCTTACCGCGAGTTTCACCGCTGCGGGACGCCCCGCGAGGTCGACGTCGACTCCGTCTTCGACGCCGCCGACGCGGCGTATCCCGACGCGTGGGACACCGTGGACCGCGAGGAGGGCGAAGGCGTCTGCGTGCCGAACGCGCCGGGACCGATTCTCCACGGCATCCGCGGCGACGACGCCGACACCGTCCGCGAGGTCGCCGCCGCCATCGACTCCGAACCCGTCGACCGCTCGGCGACGTTTCGCACGAATCAGGGGACCGACGCGCACCTCCGGGACGGCGTCGTCTCGGACCTCCGCGACGGCCGCGCCTACCGCGTCGCCGGCACCGTCGCCTCCGACCCGGAGACTCGACGGGGTGGCCACGTCTTTTTCGACCTCGAAGCCGGCGACGCGGTGGTCGCTGTCGCCGCCTTCGAACCGACGAAACGCTTCCGAAACCGGGTGCGGGCGCTCCGCGTCGGCGACGCGATCACCGCCTGCGGCGAGGTCGGAGACGGCACGCTCAAACTGGAGAAGTTCGCGGTCCGCGACCTCGTGCGGACGGAGCCCGCGACGCCCGTCTGTCCCGACTGCGGGCGGACGATGAAAAGCGCGGGACGGAATCAGGGCTACCGGTGCCGCGACTGCGGGACCGACGCACCCGGCAAAGTCGAGCGGGCGGTCGACCGCGACCTCGAACCCGGCTGGTACGAGGTGCCGCCGTGCGCCCGCCGACACATCGCTAAGCCGCTCGTTCGCGGCGGCTTCGACGCGGCGACGCACCCGGAGCGCTGAGGTCGCGGCTCGCGTGTTCGGCGCTCAGTCCTGAACCACCAGCACGTTCGTGTTCTCGCGGCGGTCGACGAACGACTCCCCGGCGGGCGGTTTCACGTCCACGACGAGCGTTCCGTCCTCGCGGTTCGCGCCGAGTTCGGCGTCGACGTTGACAGTCGCAGACCCGCCGTCATCGCTTTTCGCCGTCGCCACGCCGTCGATTTCGGCGGTCCCCGATTTCACGATGACTGTCGCACCCTCCACGGGGTTCCCCTCGTGGTCGACGACGGTGAAGTCCAGCGCCTGTTCGCCGGGGCCGACCACGTCCGGCGTCGGCTTCACGTCGAGTTCCGAGGTGGCGAGCCCCTGCACCCCGGAGAGCATGTTGAGCATGACGCTCATGCTGGCGACGCCGACGACGAGAGCGACGACGAGACGAACTGGCAGTCCTTCGATAGCGCGCGTGTCTGACCGGAACATATCGAGCATGGACCGTCTGGCCGCGGGTTCGTATATAAATCCTCGTCCGGGGGTTCAAGTCGCATCGCGCGGCCAGTCCGTGCCATGCACACTATCGGCCGCAAGTCGGACGAGGAAGGCCCGGCCTGTCGACTCGGATGCTACCGCGCCCGCGACGGGAGCGACGGCGCGACCGTCGGCCTCGACGTGAACCGTCCGCACGCGGCCGTCGTCGTCGGCAAGCGCGGCAGCGGGAAGTCCCACACGCTCGGCGTCATGGCCGAAGGACTGGCACGCGCTGCGGGCGTCGCGCCGGTCGTCATCGACCCGATGGGCGTCTTCTGTGGCCTCACCGAGTCGCCGATAGACGCGACGGTTCACGACTCGCCGCGCGTCCGCGCCGACGCGCTCCCGCCGAGCGCGTGGCCGGAGCTGCTCGGTCTCGACCCGACCGCGCCCGCGGGGTCGCTCGTCTGGCGACTCGCGGCCGAGGAAGACTCGTTGGTGGCGATGCGCGGGGCGGTCGACGACGACGACGCCGCCCCCGAGACGCGCAGAGCCGCGGCGAACCACCTCGCGTTGGCCGACTCGTGGGACGTGTTTCACCCCGAGGGACTCGACCCGCGGTCGCTCTGCGGCTCCTCACCCGACGTGCTCGACCTCTCGGGACTGGAGGCGACCCCCGCGAGCGCCGTGGTTCGCGTCGTCGCCCGCGGCCTCTACGACGCCCGCGTCGCGGGCTCGGTCCCCCGAATCCCGTGGCTGCTTCTCGACGAGGCCCACGCGTTCGCCGGCGGGCTCGCAGACCCCGCGCTTCGAACCCTTCTCACGCGCGGGCGAGCCCCCGGCGTCGGCGTCGTCCTCGCGACCCAGCGCCCCTCGGCGCTCCCCGAGGTCGCGGTCTCGCAGGCCGACCTCCGGGTCGTCCACCGACTCACCGCCGGCCCCGACGTGTCGGCGATGGCCGCCGCCGACCCGACGTACTTCGACGAGTCGCTCCGCGCTCGGCTCCCGCGGGAACGCGGCTGTGCGCTCGTCGTCGACGACACCACGGAGACCGTCCACGACGTTCGGGTTCGCCCCCGTGAGACGCCCGACGGCGGCGCGACGCCGCGGGCGGTTTCCGAGCCTGGCAGTTCCGAAACCATAGAGTAGCCTCCCCGG contains these protein-coding regions:
- a CDS encoding glutathione S-transferase N-terminal domain-containing protein; translation: MSDLILYELQGCPYCAKVKDKLSDLDLEYESRMVPSAHAEREEVEEVSGQTGVPVLVDEEHGVEGMPESDDIVDYLEETYGSAA
- a CDS encoding transcriptional regulator — translated: MSRSALVGNVAAMLQDAGFVVSDRIAIRPKSFDLAARRGEDLLLLKILGNIDAFDGVTGSEMRRLGSYLDATPLVVGLRTRDEDLKPGVVYFRHGVPVLNPDTAMDLFVEEVPPLIYAAPGGLYVSLDGDVLAEERQERGWSLGQLATELGVSRRTVSKYENGMNASIEVAIHLEELFDRPFSNPVDVLTGAEDVRDAEPTPDDPDVDPDDEHVLSVLTRAGFTVHPTARAPFKAVSEDAGRKKETNVLTGHSPFTRSAEKRAQIMSSLGEITRTRSVYFVEEQQKRESVDGTGIVSCEELAAIDDPDEIRDLIRERTRDPAES
- a CDS encoding tRNA(Ile)(2)-agmatinylcytidine synthase; the encoded protein is MTVIGLDDTDSRTLGMCTTYLATLVAEAVEARGGTVERRLLVRLNPAVEHKTRGNAALAIHTDLPAGAAFDLAREELDRWAVLDDDRTSPGVVVAPGSPDTVSTAVADFARDAVRDFHDLDDAVALAERSGFLTEGWHGGRGRIGALAAVGAWAAFDEWTYEHISYREFHRCGTPREVDVDSVFDAADAAYPDAWDTVDREEGEGVCVPNAPGPILHGIRGDDADTVREVAAAIDSEPVDRSATFRTNQGTDAHLRDGVVSDLRDGRAYRVAGTVASDPETRRGGHVFFDLEAGDAVVAVAAFEPTKRFRNRVRALRVGDAITACGEVGDGTLKLEKFAVRDLVRTEPATPVCPDCGRTMKSAGRNQGYRCRDCGTDAPGKVERAVDRDLEPGWYEVPPCARRHIAKPLVRGGFDAATHPER
- a CDS encoding DUF7382 domain-containing protein, which codes for MLDMFRSDTRAIEGLPVRLVVALVVGVASMSVMLNMLSGVQGLATSELDVKPTPDVVGPGEQALDFTVVDHEGNPVEGATVIVKSGTAEIDGVATAKSDDGGSATVNVDAELGANREDGTLVVDVKPPAGESFVDRRENTNVLVVQD
- a CDS encoding ATP-binding protein; this encodes MHTIGRKSDEEGPACRLGCYRARDGSDGATVGLDVNRPHAAVVVGKRGSGKSHTLGVMAEGLARAAGVAPVVIDPMGVFCGLTESPIDATVHDSPRVRADALPPSAWPELLGLDPTAPAGSLVWRLAAEEDSLVAMRGAVDDDDAAPETRRAAANHLALADSWDVFHPEGLDPRSLCGSSPDVLDLSGLEATPASAVVRVVARGLYDARVAGSVPRIPWLLLDEAHAFAGGLADPALRTLLTRGRAPGVGVVLATQRPSALPEVAVSQADLRVVHRLTAGPDVSAMAAADPTYFDESLRARLPRERGCALVVDDTTETVHDVRVRPRETPDGGATPRAVSEPGSSETIE